A genomic window from Candidatus Eremiobacterota bacterium includes:
- a CDS encoding dual specificity protein phosphatase family protein, producing the protein MDQSSQPNLAIHHVCGLDELHRAPLASADRIVSILDPGAPLPFELRSVAVPLLVLRFEDVTNPADSLAPQRADVEQLVAFDADAREEDRLVVHCTAGISRSTAALAILLAARHPELNDEIFAAIREIRPTAWPNALLVAHGDEALRRGGSLRAALRRHYQFQAEHPVYGLLFRGLTQIPED; encoded by the coding sequence ATGGACCAATCGTCGCAACCGAATCTAGCGATCCACCATGTCTGCGGGCTGGACGAGCTTCACCGTGCGCCGCTCGCGTCGGCCGACCGCATCGTGTCGATCCTCGATCCCGGTGCGCCGCTCCCGTTCGAGCTTCGTTCGGTCGCAGTGCCGCTGTTGGTCCTCCGCTTCGAGGACGTCACGAACCCCGCGGACAGCCTGGCGCCGCAGCGCGCCGACGTCGAGCAGCTCGTCGCCTTCGACGCGGACGCGCGCGAGGAAGACCGCCTGGTCGTGCACTGCACCGCCGGAATCTCGCGCTCGACGGCCGCGCTGGCGATTCTGCTTGCCGCACGACACCCCGAGCTGAACGATGAAATTTTCGCCGCGATCCGCGAGATTCGCCCGACGGCATGGCCGAACGCGCTGCTCGTTGCGCACGGCGACGAGGCCCTCCGCCGCGGCGGTTCGCTGCGCGCGGCGCTCCGCCGTCACTATCAGTTCCAAGCCGAACATCCGGTGTACGGGCTGCTGTTCCGAGGCCTGACGCAGATCCCGGAAGATTAG
- a CDS encoding phenylalanine--tRNA ligase subunit beta has product MRVPIAWLRDYADLPASAGDIVARLATLGFPVDEVETRPRLTNVVVGRIAKLERHPNADRLQLCTLDVGAEKSLLIATAATNVGAGQTVPVARIGAELAGGLTIAPRKMRGVDSEGMLISAEEIGLPAEWFEDGIMQLEPDIPLGTDVIAHFRLTEPVLEVDVTPNRPDALSIVGLARELAASYGVPLRQPSTDVEYAGESDDARVTIETLDCKRFVYQRVRGVQVRPAKAWMRIRLALAGQRPINNLVDVSNFAMLEVGQPLHFFDFDHVAGKHLIVRDARAGERFVTLDGQERALDPRAIVIDDEDGPTSLAGIMGGLRSEVEPNTTELLVEAATWTGPRIRRASVALKLRTEASSRFEKSLPLALSDLGAARAAYLLAQEGGRVFTPCAAGKRVAEAEPVLLRGGEVERLLGFAVSEAEIERALRSLGFKVSREGADFVVTPPYWRGDVLIAADLVEEVARVVGYDRVRADVPAVAPQEIDSAAFERENALANALAGLGYDEAFSLSLQSGSVAERWRASGIAIDEPVEILNPLSEEQRWMRFSLAPALLEFAARDRAVRPYRVFELGHVFAQAQPDPQETVHLTALHAGGESAFGRLKSDVLALLRRTTGAEARVRRGVFPSLHPGKTAALHAGETLVGYVGVIDPRLARAYEIADTTALATLFVESLPPYVAPKYVPPSKFPPVERDLAVIVPLDVLAGDLEDAVREEPLVRSAAVFDEYRGPQVGAGKKSLALRIVLQSDDKTLTDEDADAAMARVVATLGERLGAVMRT; this is encoded by the coding sequence GTGCGCGTTCCGATCGCGTGGCTGCGCGATTACGCCGATCTGCCCGCGAGCGCCGGCGACATCGTCGCGCGCTTGGCGACGTTAGGTTTTCCCGTCGACGAAGTCGAGACGCGCCCGCGCCTCACCAACGTCGTCGTCGGTCGCATCGCGAAGCTCGAGCGGCATCCGAACGCGGACCGCTTGCAGCTGTGCACGCTCGACGTCGGCGCGGAGAAGTCGCTGCTCATCGCCACCGCGGCGACGAACGTCGGCGCCGGGCAGACCGTCCCGGTTGCGCGAATCGGCGCCGAGCTGGCCGGCGGGTTGACGATCGCGCCGCGCAAAATGCGCGGCGTCGACTCCGAGGGGATGCTGATCTCCGCCGAAGAGATCGGTTTGCCGGCGGAGTGGTTCGAAGACGGGATCATGCAGCTGGAGCCCGACATTCCGCTCGGGACCGACGTGATCGCGCACTTCCGGCTCACCGAGCCGGTGCTCGAAGTCGACGTGACGCCGAACCGGCCCGACGCGCTCTCGATCGTCGGCTTGGCGCGCGAGCTGGCCGCCTCGTACGGCGTTCCGCTGCGCCAGCCTTCAACCGACGTGGAGTACGCCGGCGAGAGCGACGACGCGCGGGTGACGATCGAGACACTCGACTGCAAGCGCTTCGTCTACCAGCGCGTGCGCGGCGTGCAGGTGCGTCCGGCGAAGGCGTGGATGCGCATCCGGCTCGCGCTGGCCGGCCAGCGCCCGATCAACAACCTGGTCGACGTCTCGAACTTCGCGATGCTCGAAGTCGGTCAGCCGCTGCACTTCTTCGACTTCGACCACGTCGCCGGCAAACACTTGATCGTGCGCGACGCGCGCGCGGGCGAGCGCTTCGTGACGCTCGACGGTCAGGAGCGCGCGCTCGACCCGCGCGCGATCGTGATTGACGACGAAGACGGCCCGACCTCGCTCGCCGGCATCATGGGCGGCCTGCGCAGCGAGGTCGAACCGAACACGACGGAATTGCTGGTCGAAGCGGCGACCTGGACCGGCCCGCGGATTCGCCGCGCGTCGGTCGCGCTGAAGCTGCGCACCGAAGCGTCGAGCCGGTTCGAGAAATCGCTCCCGCTCGCGCTCTCCGACCTCGGCGCGGCGCGCGCGGCGTACCTTCTCGCGCAAGAAGGCGGACGCGTGTTCACGCCGTGCGCGGCCGGGAAGCGGGTCGCGGAGGCGGAGCCGGTGCTGCTGCGCGGCGGCGAGGTGGAACGGCTGCTCGGGTTCGCGGTGAGCGAAGCGGAGATCGAGCGCGCGCTGCGCTCGCTCGGGTTCAAGGTCTCGCGAGAGGGTGCGGATTTCGTCGTCACCCCGCCGTACTGGCGCGGCGACGTGCTGATCGCCGCCGACTTGGTGGAAGAGGTCGCGCGCGTGGTCGGCTACGACCGCGTCCGCGCCGACGTCCCGGCCGTCGCGCCGCAGGAGATCGACAGCGCCGCGTTCGAGCGCGAGAACGCGCTCGCGAACGCGCTGGCCGGGCTCGGCTACGACGAAGCGTTCTCGCTCTCGCTGCAGTCCGGCTCGGTCGCCGAGCGCTGGCGCGCGAGCGGGATCGCAATCGACGAGCCCGTCGAGATCCTGAACCCGCTCAGCGAAGAGCAGCGCTGGATGCGCTTCTCGCTCGCCCCGGCATTGCTGGAGTTCGCCGCGCGCGACCGCGCGGTGCGGCCGTACCGGGTGTTCGAGCTCGGCCACGTCTTCGCGCAAGCGCAGCCCGATCCGCAGGAAACCGTCCACCTCACCGCGCTGCACGCCGGAGGCGAGAGCGCCTTCGGGCGCTTGAAATCCGACGTCCTCGCGCTGCTGCGCCGGACCACCGGCGCCGAGGCGCGCGTCCGGCGCGGCGTGTTTCCGTCGCTGCACCCCGGCAAGACGGCGGCGCTGCACGCCGGCGAGACGCTGGTCGGCTACGTCGGCGTCATCGACCCGCGGCTCGCGCGCGCGTACGAAATCGCCGACACCACGGCGCTCGCGACGCTCTTCGTCGAGTCGCTGCCGCCGTACGTCGCGCCGAAATACGTGCCGCCCTCGAAGTTCCCGCCGGTCGAGCGCGACCTGGCGGTGATCGTTCCGCTCGACGTGCTTGCCGGCGATCTGGAAGATGCGGTGCGTGAAGAACCGCTGGTGCGCAGTGCCGCGGTGTTCGACGAGTACCGCGGTCCACAGGTTGGCGCGGGGAAGAAGTCGCTCGCGCTGCGCATCGTGCTGCAGAGCGACGACAAAACGTTGACCGACGAGGACGCCGACGCCGCGATGGCCCGAGTCGTGGCGACGCTGGGCGAGCGCCTCGGTGCGGTGATGCGCACGTGA
- a CDS encoding RNA methyltransferase, with amino-acid sequence MPTELSSHNPRLVLVRNLLAPAGRREQQRFIAEGPTLLDEAGRSGLHPIEVYATGKGIEAGRTFVERYEAAGIPVFRVADPAFARISDVATASGLLGVFAMPPGTAEHVVARPGRVLLLAGVNDPGNAGTLVRSAEAFGAAGVLFGRGGADPWGPKVVRAAMGSLFRLPVASCEPAQAVALAAASGRPLVAADVDGEDLAVVGIPPNAMIAVGNERRGVRDWLPSWDRAVRIRQREAIESLNAAVAGSIVLYEAARCQELCQAAEKA; translated from the coding sequence GTGCCCACCGAGCTCAGCTCGCACAACCCCCGGCTCGTCCTCGTCCGCAACCTGCTCGCCCCGGCCGGCCGGCGCGAGCAGCAGCGCTTCATCGCCGAAGGGCCGACGCTGCTCGACGAGGCCGGCCGCAGCGGGCTGCACCCGATCGAGGTCTACGCGACCGGCAAAGGCATCGAGGCGGGCCGCACCTTCGTGGAGCGCTATGAAGCGGCCGGGATCCCGGTCTTTCGGGTGGCCGACCCGGCGTTCGCGCGCATCTCCGACGTGGCTACCGCCTCCGGGTTGCTGGGCGTCTTCGCCATGCCGCCCGGCACCGCCGAACACGTGGTCGCGCGTCCGGGCCGGGTGTTGCTGCTGGCCGGCGTCAACGATCCGGGGAACGCGGGGACGCTGGTGCGCTCGGCAGAGGCGTTCGGCGCGGCCGGGGTGCTGTTCGGCCGCGGCGGCGCCGACCCGTGGGGTCCGAAGGTCGTGCGCGCCGCGATGGGCTCGCTGTTTCGGCTTCCGGTCGCTTCGTGCGAGCCGGCGCAGGCGGTCGCGCTGGCGGCGGCGTCCGGGCGGCCGCTCGTCGCCGCCGACGTGGACGGCGAGGACCTGGCCGTCGTGGGGATTCCGCCGAACGCGATGATCGCCGTCGGCAACGAGCGGCGGGGGGTGCGGGACTGGCTGCCGAGTTGGGACCGGGCGGTGCGGATTCGCCAGCGGGAAGCAATCGAGAGTCTGAATGCGGCCGTCGCCGGCAGCATCGTCCTGTACGAGGCGGCGCGCTGTCAAGAGCTTTGTCAAGCCGCCGAAAAAGCCTGA
- a CDS encoding inorganic diphosphatase, translating into MSGDPTAIPWDRKGVELRVVVETPRGSRYKYAYEPKTRALELRFLLARGLSFPYDYGFVPQTRADDGDPADVVLMMEEPVLPLTVVRARLIGGFEMAKDGVRNDRLLACPAPMAGIATSTDQCQSIGELPQQELEQLERFLREYAEEQGHAIELRGRYDAGEALALVKHWHKEWKHSSCDARAVGHTR; encoded by the coding sequence ATGAGCGGCGATCCGACCGCGATCCCGTGGGATCGCAAGGGCGTCGAGCTGCGCGTGGTCGTCGAGACGCCGCGCGGGTCGCGCTACAAGTACGCGTACGAGCCGAAGACCCGCGCGCTCGAGCTGCGCTTTCTGCTCGCGCGCGGGCTCTCGTTCCCGTACGACTACGGGTTCGTCCCGCAGACGCGGGCCGACGACGGCGACCCGGCCGACGTCGTGCTCATGATGGAAGAGCCGGTCCTCCCGCTCACCGTCGTGCGCGCGCGGCTGATCGGCGGGTTCGAGATGGCGAAGGACGGCGTGCGCAACGATCGGCTGCTGGCGTGTCCGGCGCCGATGGCGGGGATCGCGACATCGACCGATCAGTGTCAGTCGATCGGCGAGCTGCCGCAGCAAGAGCTCGAGCAGCTCGAACGCTTCCTGCGCGAGTACGCCGAAGAGCAAGGTCACGCGATCGAGCTTCGCGGCCGGTACGACGCCGGCGAGGCGCTCGCGCTGGTGAAGCACTGGCACAAGGAGTGGAAACACTCGTCGTGCGACGCGCGCGCGGTTGGTCACACCCGGTGA
- a CDS encoding TetR/AcrR family transcriptional regulator → MATKPARNGAQKKGPGRMYGGLSALERRAERRERLIEAGLELYGTVGFAKTTIPMLCSASGVTARHFYEEFESREALLREIYDRIAANALERVVAALRDTGRDVRGRIRHSNEAYFRYLTSDPRLARVYAIEAVGLNPELETHRRAKREAFVKKMTKAAQRVDEPSVDSRLLSAAIAGAAHDLVLEWVVATRRPSVEKMIDTITNVWVRTLQLDREPALR, encoded by the coding sequence ATGGCCACGAAGCCTGCGCGCAACGGGGCGCAGAAGAAGGGTCCAGGCCGTATGTACGGCGGCCTTTCAGCGCTCGAGCGCAGGGCCGAGCGGCGGGAGCGGCTGATCGAGGCCGGGCTAGAGCTGTACGGGACCGTCGGGTTCGCGAAGACGACGATTCCGATGCTGTGCAGCGCGTCCGGCGTGACCGCGCGGCATTTCTATGAAGAGTTCGAGTCGCGGGAGGCGTTGCTTCGCGAGATTTACGACCGGATCGCCGCGAACGCGCTCGAGCGCGTCGTCGCCGCGCTGCGCGACACCGGCCGCGACGTGCGAGGCCGGATCCGGCACAGCAACGAGGCGTACTTCCGGTATCTGACCAGCGATCCGCGGCTGGCGCGGGTCTACGCGATCGAGGCGGTCGGGCTCAATCCCGAGCTGGAGACGCACCGCCGCGCGAAGCGCGAAGCGTTCGTGAAGAAGATGACCAAGGCGGCGCAGCGCGTCGACGAGCCGAGCGTCGACAGCCGGCTGCTCAGCGCCGCGATCGCAGGCGCCGCGCACGACTTGGTCCTCGAGTGGGTCGTCGCGACGCGGCGGCCCTCTGTCGAGAAGATGATCGACACGATCACGAACGTGTGGGTGCGGACGCTCCAACTGGATCGCGAGCCGGCGCTGCGATAG
- a CDS encoding threonine synthase has product MLPSDLVCSRDPEHRFSPAQLHTLCPHDAAPLLVRYPPASLRRDALASRPWSMWRYHEMLPVENVTEAITLGEGATPLIPLPRLAAKLRFDGALYAKDEAQNPTASFKSRGMSVAVTAARRLGVRALVAPSAGNAGGALAAYGARAGIPVRVFVPRDTPPTLVEEMRTFGAGVELVDGLIDDAGRSAAAYAAETGAFNVATLREPYRVEGKKTMAYELVERLGEVPGTIVYGTGGGTGVIGMWKAFAELEALGWIGSQRPKLVSVQSEGCAPIVRAFESGAQTATRFENASTAAWGMRVPTALGDRLILAALRASGGTAVAVSEASIRDGMHALRALEGADASEEGGATAAALQHLIAQGAALPPPIVLFNTGSALKYAPRAQDS; this is encoded by the coding sequence GTGCTTCCGTCCGACCTCGTCTGCTCGCGCGACCCCGAGCACCGGTTTTCGCCGGCGCAGCTGCACACGCTCTGCCCGCACGACGCGGCGCCGCTGCTGGTGCGCTATCCGCCGGCGTCTCTGCGCCGCGACGCGCTTGCGAGCCGGCCGTGGTCGATGTGGCGGTATCACGAGATGCTGCCCGTCGAAAACGTGACCGAAGCGATCACGCTCGGCGAGGGCGCGACGCCGTTGATCCCGCTGCCGCGGCTTGCCGCGAAGTTGCGATTCGACGGTGCGCTGTACGCGAAGGACGAAGCGCAGAACCCGACCGCTTCGTTCAAGTCGCGCGGCATGTCGGTCGCGGTGACCGCGGCGCGCCGGCTCGGCGTTCGGGCGCTCGTCGCGCCGAGCGCGGGCAACGCCGGCGGCGCGCTCGCCGCCTACGGCGCGCGCGCCGGGATTCCGGTGCGTGTGTTCGTGCCGCGCGACACGCCGCCGACGCTCGTCGAAGAGATGCGCACGTTCGGCGCCGGCGTCGAGCTCGTGGACGGGCTCATCGACGACGCGGGCCGTTCCGCCGCCGCCTACGCCGCCGAGACGGGCGCGTTCAACGTCGCGACGTTGCGCGAGCCGTATCGCGTCGAGGGGAAGAAGACGATGGCGTACGAGCTGGTCGAACGCCTCGGCGAGGTTCCCGGCACGATCGTCTACGGCACCGGCGGCGGGACGGGCGTCATCGGCATGTGGAAGGCGTTCGCCGAGCTGGAAGCGCTCGGATGGATCGGCTCGCAGCGCCCGAAGCTCGTCAGCGTCCAGTCCGAAGGCTGCGCGCCGATCGTGCGCGCGTTCGAATCCGGCGCGCAGACCGCAACGCGCTTCGAAAACGCGTCGACCGCCGCTTGGGGGATGCGCGTTCCGACCGCCCTCGGGGACCGCCTGATCCTGGCGGCGCTGCGCGCCTCCGGCGGCACCGCCGTCGCGGTCTCCGAGGCGTCGATCCGGGACGGCATGCACGCGCTGCGCGCCCTCGAAGGCGCCGACGCGTCCGAAGAAGGTGGTGCCACCGCGGCCGCGCTGCAGCACCTGATCGCGCAAGGCGCTGCGCTGCCGCCGCCGATCGTCCTTTTCAACACCGGCAGCGCGCTGAAGTACGCGCCGCGCGCGCAGGACTCGTAG
- the pheS gene encoding phenylalanine--tRNA ligase subunit alpha, with product MSQLEPTLASLAARFDEAVRSAPDARALDEVRVAFLGRSGEVTAVRRGIGALPPGERPTAGKAINAAVEAMEAKLAAAQARLERAALDRSLEDTIDITLPGPPANAGAIHPVRRVAQDVARYFTRHGFAVVLGPEIETDANNFDALNIPPDHPAREGLDSFYLRPDLVLRTHTSPMQVRAMRAHGPPIAIIVPGKAYRRDANDARHLFMFHQVEGLMVGRGVHFGHLKGMLVGMCRALFGPSADVRFRPSFFPFTEPSAEIDVKCPACEGHGGDCRTCGGSGWIELGGSGMVHPSVLRGVGYDPDQVTGWAFGCGLERIAMKRHDINDIRAIVENAPGFAKELA from the coding sequence ATGAGTCAGCTCGAACCGACCCTCGCGTCGCTGGCCGCGCGTTTCGACGAGGCGGTCCGAAGCGCGCCGGACGCCCGCGCCCTCGACGAGGTCCGCGTCGCCTTTCTGGGCCGCAGCGGCGAGGTGACGGCCGTGCGGCGCGGGATCGGCGCCCTGCCCCCCGGGGAGCGGCCCACCGCGGGAAAGGCCATCAACGCGGCGGTCGAGGCGATGGAGGCAAAGCTCGCCGCGGCGCAGGCCCGGCTCGAGCGCGCCGCGCTGGACCGCTCGCTCGAGGACACCATCGACATCACGCTGCCCGGCCCGCCGGCGAACGCCGGCGCGATCCATCCCGTCCGCCGCGTCGCGCAGGACGTCGCGCGCTACTTCACCCGGCACGGCTTCGCGGTCGTGCTCGGGCCGGAGATCGAGACCGACGCGAACAACTTCGACGCGCTCAACATCCCGCCCGATCATCCCGCGCGCGAAGGGCTCGACTCGTTCTACCTGCGGCCGGATCTGGTGCTGCGCACGCACACCTCGCCGATGCAGGTGCGCGCGATGCGCGCGCACGGCCCGCCGATCGCGATCATCGTCCCCGGCAAAGCGTACCGGCGCGACGCGAACGACGCGCGCCATCTGTTCATGTTCCACCAAGTCGAAGGGCTGATGGTCGGCCGCGGCGTGCACTTCGGCCATTTGAAAGGGATGCTGGTCGGGATGTGCCGCGCGCTGTTCGGGCCTTCGGCCGACGTGCGTTTCCGCCCCTCGTTCTTTCCGTTCACCGAACCGTCGGCGGAGATCGACGTGAAATGCCCGGCGTGCGAAGGACACGGCGGCGACTGCCGCACCTGCGGCGGGAGCGGCTGGATCGAGCTGGGCGGGAGTGGGATGGTTCATCCGAGCGTGCTGCGCGGCGTCGGCTACGATCCCGACCAAGTGACGGGCTGGGCCTTCGGCTGCGGCTTGGAACGGATCGCGATGAAGCGCCACGACATCAACGACATCCGCGCGATCGTCGAGAACGCGCCGGGCTTCGCGAAAGAGTTGGCATAG
- a CDS encoding CvpA family protein: MTWPDLVIGAIALLFALKGWKRGFVKEIGGFIALGAAIWAALHYPGTLDAVMHDYFHVSEGSAHVAGMVTFAIVVYVALLVVSVVLSGIARLPVIGLGNALGGAAIGVVKALIGTWAVLYVALFFPLTTDLRNDLRASQLVALVTSENPQIDGAVKNTMPWFVRPLVQPLFARHRV, from the coding sequence GTGACCTGGCCCGATCTCGTGATCGGTGCGATCGCGCTGCTGTTCGCCCTCAAAGGCTGGAAGCGCGGGTTCGTCAAGGAGATCGGCGGCTTCATCGCGCTCGGCGCGGCGATCTGGGCGGCGCTGCACTACCCGGGGACGCTGGACGCCGTGATGCACGACTACTTCCACGTGAGCGAAGGGAGCGCGCACGTCGCCGGCATGGTGACCTTCGCGATCGTCGTCTACGTCGCGCTGCTGGTGGTCTCGGTCGTCCTCTCGGGCATCGCGCGGCTACCGGTGATCGGCCTCGGCAACGCGCTCGGCGGCGCCGCGATCGGGGTCGTCAAAGCGCTCATCGGCACGTGGGCGGTGCTGTACGTGGCGCTCTTCTTCCCGCTGACGACGGACCTGCGCAACGATCTGCGCGCCTCGCAGCTCGTCGCGCTGGTGACGTCCGAGAACCCGCAGATCGACGGCGCGGTGAAGAACACGATGCCGTGGTTCGTCCGCCCGCTCGTGCAGCCGCTCTTCGCCCGTCACCGGGTGTGA